In Eleginops maclovinus isolate JMC-PN-2008 ecotype Puerto Natales chromosome 10, JC_Emac_rtc_rv5, whole genome shotgun sequence, the following proteins share a genomic window:
- the znf281b gene encoding zinc finger protein 281b isoform X1 — protein MSIIQDKLGNEFLRNGGMDPNFAPGMLMFSHLPPVTSFTRLASQSVMGELPQEMILKKERDSPPDHQGNLNTGGFLHSMGIKQERLSELDYRMPLYSGGGGVGVNCAGGGAGKSGNDMPDMSFGNHHHQNHQNMLLHDLSLSNVRSLGEQMPVRPGKEPKESSGRRGRRNNGDGQGGKARRKRNDAAKAMMLDGDGTCMSPNSKPHICEHCNAAFRSSYHLRRHVLIHTDRTGERPFRCSQCNMSFIQKYLLQRHEKIHSGEKPFSCDQCNMRFIQKYHMERHKRTHSGEKPYRCDTCQQFFSRTDRLLKHKRTCGEAIKKGLDPSMLDLSDAELGQGSYSLTQGNSTTSGRKRAKSKNGEGGERKRKKNASASAASSSGGMSMQDYGMEHPSGSSPNMQGRSPKLVFKKAGRKGLDKGLLSLEDSADGQKRLGQKHDSMDHVEVSGLDNMGLLQGPGLNKQGPTTSSNYDDAMQFVKKRRYLHAVNNDYGAGPLHMASQGNSVIQGSLGPEPTLAMLDTSPLDLKHDKSGIPDEVLQSLLEHYSHKPEGPHHHDVTFDLSDHPHHVDLQPAAPVTPELDDDSPNGGDKQAVMSEYSKFLLQALERTSHSGPFPSLGQTGPFPLLSSSSSPTGPLFSDKHVYATSPLDCGYPPSVSSPLPIVAPSSNSSSSSSKSHYGMLVGSPSQAGYHLSLEPSSHQQLTPSQELTEQLEKQHSPGTFNLPPQDLTASADGSKGPQPKSGVGVAPTNGSSYPDLSPLNTPKETMYQIENFAQAFGSQFKTGRRTPLGYGSDPGVEVDHRIRTPVSEFSGYTSLLADVGEPVSTGSKTQTSQSFR, from the exons ATGAGTATTATCCAAGACAAATTAGGCAATGAGTTTTTGCGCAATGGTGGCATGGATCCCAATTTTGCACCAGGTATGCTTATGTTCAGTCACCTGCCGCCTGTCACCAGCTTCACGCGGCTCGCCTCCCAGTCAGTTATGGGCGAGCTTCCTCAGGAGATGATCCTGAAGAAAGAACGCGACTCGCCCCCAGACCACCAGGGCAATCTGAACACAGGGGGCTTCCTCCACAGCATGGGCATTAAGCAGGAGCGGCTAAGCGAGCTGGATTACCGCATGCCCCTCTACAGTGGGGGTGGAGGAGTTGGGGTGAACTGTGCTGGAGGGGGCGCGGGGAAGAGTGGTAATGACATGCCGGACATGTCTTTCGGCAACCATCATCACCAAAATCACCAGAACATGCTTCTTCATGACCTCAGCCTCAGCAACGTCCGTTCCCTTGGAGAACAG ATGCCTGTAAGACCGGGTAAAGAGCCAAAAGAGTCCTCGGGTAGAAGAGGGCGGAGGAACAACGGGGACGGTCAGGGAGGCAAAGCCAGAAGGAAACGGAACGATGCTGCGAAG GCCATGATGTTGGATGGAGATGGAACCTGCATGTCCCCCAACTCAAAACCACATATCTGTGAGCACTGTAACGCGGCCTTTCGCAGCTCCTACCACTTGCGCAGACACGTGCTCATACACACAG ATCGCACAGGTGAGAGGCCTTTCCGATGCAGTCAGTGTAACATGAGCTTCATCCAGAAATATCTTCTCCAGCGGCACGAGAAGATCCACAGTG GAGAGAAGCCTTTTAGCTGTGACCAGTGTAACATGCGTTTTATCCAGAAGTACCATATGGAGCGACACAAAAGGACACACAGTGGCGAGAAGCCATACCGCTGCGATACATGCCAACAA TTTTTCTCAAGAACAGACCGGTTACTGAAGCACAAACGGACTTGTGGAGAAGCCATAAAGAAGGGCCTGGACCCGAGCATGCTGGACCTCAGCGATGCGGAGCTAGGCCAGGGCAGCTATTCACTCACTCAGGGAAACTCGACCACCTCGGGACGCAAGAGGGCCAAGTCCAAAAACGGGGAGGGCGGCGAGCGCAAGAGGAAGAAGAACGCCTCGGCATCAGCAGCTTCTTCCTCGGGGGGGATGAGCATGCAGGACTATGGCATGGAGCACCCCTCGGGCTCCAGCCCTAACATGCAGGGACGCTCTCCTAAATTGGTCTTTAAAAAAGCCGGCCGCAAAGGCCTGGATAAAGGCCTCCTCTCGCTGGAAGACTCCGCTGACGGACAGAAACGGTTGGGGCAGAAGCACGACTCCATGGATCACGTGGAGGTTTCTGGCCTTGATAACATGGGTCTGCTTCAGGGACCCGGGCTCAACAAGCAGGGGCCAACCACCAGCAGCAACTACGATGATGCAATGCAGTTTGTGAAAAAGCGGCGCTACCTCCATGCTGTAAACAATGACTATGGAGCCGGCCCACTGCACATGGCATCCCAGGGCAACAGCGTCATCCAGGGTTCCCTGGGGCCCGAGCCGACGCTGGCCATGCTGGACACCTCGCCTCTGGATCTCAAGCACGACAAGTCAGGCATTCCAGATGAGGTTCTGCAGAGCCTGCTCGAGCATTATAGCCATAAGCCTGAGGGGCCACACCACCACGATGTGACTTTCGACCTGTCAGACCACCCACACCACGTCGACCTCCAGCCGGCGGCCCCCGTCACCCCTGAGCTGGATGACGACTCCCCCAACGGTGGTGACAAGCAAGCGGTGATGAGCGAGTACTCGAAGTTCCTCCTGCAGGCCCTGGAGCGCACCAGTCATAGCGGGCCCTTCCCCAGCCTTGGCCAAACGGGGCCCTTCCCACTCCTGTCCAGCAGCTCCAGCCCCACAGGGCCCCTTTTCTCAGACAAACATGTATACGCCACATCTCCTCTGGATTGTGGCTACCCGCCTTCCGTCTCCTCCCCGCTGCCCATCGTCGCCCCTTCGTCAAactcctcctcgtcttcctccaaGTCCCACTACGGCATGCTGGTCGGCTCCCCCTCCCAGGCGGGCTACCACCTCAGCTTGGAGCCCTCCAGCCACCAGCAGCTGACCCCCTCTCAGGAGCTGACCGAGCAGCTGGAGAAGCAGCACTCCCCGGGCACCTTCAACCTACCTCCCCAGGACCTGACTGCCTCTGCAGACGGCTCCAAGGGGCCGCAGCCCAAGTCCGGAGTGGGCGTTGCACCCACCAACGGCTCCAGTTACCCCGACCTGTCCCCACTGAACACCCCAAAAGAAACCATGTACCAGATCGAGAACTTCGCCCAGGCCTTTGGCTCCCAGTTCAAGACAGGGCGGCGGACCCCCCTGGGCTACGGCAGCGATCCTGGGGTGGAGGTGGACCACCGAATACGGACTCCAGTGTCAGAATTCTCAGGGTATACCAGTTTGTTAGCTGATGTCGGTGAGCCAGTGAGTACAGGATCAAAAACCCAGACAAGCCAAAGTTTCAGATAA
- the znf281b gene encoding zinc finger protein 281b isoform X2 translates to MSIIQDKLGNEFLRNGGMDPNFAPGMLMFSHLPPVTSFTRLASQSVMGELPQEMILKKERDSPPDHQGNLNTGGFLHSMGIKQERLSELDYRMPLYSGGGGVGVNCAGGGAGKSGNDMPDMSFGNHHHQNHQNMLLHDLSLSNVRSLGEQMPVRPGKEPKESSGRRGRRNNGDGQGGKARRKRNDAAKAMMLDGDGTCMSPNSKPHICEHCNAAFRSSYHLRRHVLIHTGERPFRCSQCNMSFIQKYLLQRHEKIHSGEKPFSCDQCNMRFIQKYHMERHKRTHSGEKPYRCDTCQQFFSRTDRLLKHKRTCGEAIKKGLDPSMLDLSDAELGQGSYSLTQGNSTTSGRKRAKSKNGEGGERKRKKNASASAASSSGGMSMQDYGMEHPSGSSPNMQGRSPKLVFKKAGRKGLDKGLLSLEDSADGQKRLGQKHDSMDHVEVSGLDNMGLLQGPGLNKQGPTTSSNYDDAMQFVKKRRYLHAVNNDYGAGPLHMASQGNSVIQGSLGPEPTLAMLDTSPLDLKHDKSGIPDEVLQSLLEHYSHKPEGPHHHDVTFDLSDHPHHVDLQPAAPVTPELDDDSPNGGDKQAVMSEYSKFLLQALERTSHSGPFPSLGQTGPFPLLSSSSSPTGPLFSDKHVYATSPLDCGYPPSVSSPLPIVAPSSNSSSSSSKSHYGMLVGSPSQAGYHLSLEPSSHQQLTPSQELTEQLEKQHSPGTFNLPPQDLTASADGSKGPQPKSGVGVAPTNGSSYPDLSPLNTPKETMYQIENFAQAFGSQFKTGRRTPLGYGSDPGVEVDHRIRTPVSEFSGYTSLLADVGEPVSTGSKTQTSQSFR, encoded by the exons ATGAGTATTATCCAAGACAAATTAGGCAATGAGTTTTTGCGCAATGGTGGCATGGATCCCAATTTTGCACCAGGTATGCTTATGTTCAGTCACCTGCCGCCTGTCACCAGCTTCACGCGGCTCGCCTCCCAGTCAGTTATGGGCGAGCTTCCTCAGGAGATGATCCTGAAGAAAGAACGCGACTCGCCCCCAGACCACCAGGGCAATCTGAACACAGGGGGCTTCCTCCACAGCATGGGCATTAAGCAGGAGCGGCTAAGCGAGCTGGATTACCGCATGCCCCTCTACAGTGGGGGTGGAGGAGTTGGGGTGAACTGTGCTGGAGGGGGCGCGGGGAAGAGTGGTAATGACATGCCGGACATGTCTTTCGGCAACCATCATCACCAAAATCACCAGAACATGCTTCTTCATGACCTCAGCCTCAGCAACGTCCGTTCCCTTGGAGAACAG ATGCCTGTAAGACCGGGTAAAGAGCCAAAAGAGTCCTCGGGTAGAAGAGGGCGGAGGAACAACGGGGACGGTCAGGGAGGCAAAGCCAGAAGGAAACGGAACGATGCTGCGAAG GCCATGATGTTGGATGGAGATGGAACCTGCATGTCCCCCAACTCAAAACCACATATCTGTGAGCACTGTAACGCGGCCTTTCGCAGCTCCTACCACTTGCGCAGACACGTGCTCATACACACAG GTGAGAGGCCTTTCCGATGCAGTCAGTGTAACATGAGCTTCATCCAGAAATATCTTCTCCAGCGGCACGAGAAGATCCACAGTG GAGAGAAGCCTTTTAGCTGTGACCAGTGTAACATGCGTTTTATCCAGAAGTACCATATGGAGCGACACAAAAGGACACACAGTGGCGAGAAGCCATACCGCTGCGATACATGCCAACAA TTTTTCTCAAGAACAGACCGGTTACTGAAGCACAAACGGACTTGTGGAGAAGCCATAAAGAAGGGCCTGGACCCGAGCATGCTGGACCTCAGCGATGCGGAGCTAGGCCAGGGCAGCTATTCACTCACTCAGGGAAACTCGACCACCTCGGGACGCAAGAGGGCCAAGTCCAAAAACGGGGAGGGCGGCGAGCGCAAGAGGAAGAAGAACGCCTCGGCATCAGCAGCTTCTTCCTCGGGGGGGATGAGCATGCAGGACTATGGCATGGAGCACCCCTCGGGCTCCAGCCCTAACATGCAGGGACGCTCTCCTAAATTGGTCTTTAAAAAAGCCGGCCGCAAAGGCCTGGATAAAGGCCTCCTCTCGCTGGAAGACTCCGCTGACGGACAGAAACGGTTGGGGCAGAAGCACGACTCCATGGATCACGTGGAGGTTTCTGGCCTTGATAACATGGGTCTGCTTCAGGGACCCGGGCTCAACAAGCAGGGGCCAACCACCAGCAGCAACTACGATGATGCAATGCAGTTTGTGAAAAAGCGGCGCTACCTCCATGCTGTAAACAATGACTATGGAGCCGGCCCACTGCACATGGCATCCCAGGGCAACAGCGTCATCCAGGGTTCCCTGGGGCCCGAGCCGACGCTGGCCATGCTGGACACCTCGCCTCTGGATCTCAAGCACGACAAGTCAGGCATTCCAGATGAGGTTCTGCAGAGCCTGCTCGAGCATTATAGCCATAAGCCTGAGGGGCCACACCACCACGATGTGACTTTCGACCTGTCAGACCACCCACACCACGTCGACCTCCAGCCGGCGGCCCCCGTCACCCCTGAGCTGGATGACGACTCCCCCAACGGTGGTGACAAGCAAGCGGTGATGAGCGAGTACTCGAAGTTCCTCCTGCAGGCCCTGGAGCGCACCAGTCATAGCGGGCCCTTCCCCAGCCTTGGCCAAACGGGGCCCTTCCCACTCCTGTCCAGCAGCTCCAGCCCCACAGGGCCCCTTTTCTCAGACAAACATGTATACGCCACATCTCCTCTGGATTGTGGCTACCCGCCTTCCGTCTCCTCCCCGCTGCCCATCGTCGCCCCTTCGTCAAactcctcctcgtcttcctccaaGTCCCACTACGGCATGCTGGTCGGCTCCCCCTCCCAGGCGGGCTACCACCTCAGCTTGGAGCCCTCCAGCCACCAGCAGCTGACCCCCTCTCAGGAGCTGACCGAGCAGCTGGAGAAGCAGCACTCCCCGGGCACCTTCAACCTACCTCCCCAGGACCTGACTGCCTCTGCAGACGGCTCCAAGGGGCCGCAGCCCAAGTCCGGAGTGGGCGTTGCACCCACCAACGGCTCCAGTTACCCCGACCTGTCCCCACTGAACACCCCAAAAGAAACCATGTACCAGATCGAGAACTTCGCCCAGGCCTTTGGCTCCCAGTTCAAGACAGGGCGGCGGACCCCCCTGGGCTACGGCAGCGATCCTGGGGTGGAGGTGGACCACCGAATACGGACTCCAGTGTCAGAATTCTCAGGGTATACCAGTTTGTTAGCTGATGTCGGTGAGCCAGTGAGTACAGGATCAAAAACCCAGACAAGCCAAAGTTTCAGATAA